One window from the genome of Rhinolophus ferrumequinum isolate MPI-CBG mRhiFer1 chromosome 22, mRhiFer1_v1.p, whole genome shotgun sequence encodes:
- the FAM163A gene encoding protein FAM163A — MTAGTVVITGGILATVILLCIIAVLCYCRLQYYCCKKSGAEDADDEEEERDQPTPSRGPPCNACSSQALDGRGNLAPGTSEPYGQPCGVAARHLTTCSPYSSPFYIRTADMVPNGGGGERLSFAPTYYKEGGLPSLQLAAPHSYPVTWPGSGREAFTNPRAISTDV; from the exons ATGACAGCGGGAACAGTTGTGATCACTGGCGGAATCCTAGCTACGGTCATTCTCCTCTGCATCATTGCTGTCCTGTGCTACTGTAGGCTCCAG TATTATTGCTGCAAGAAGAGCGGAGCTGAGGATGCAGACGACGAGGAGGAGGAGCGCGACCAGCCCACACCCTCCAGAGGCCCCCCCTGCAATGCCTGCAGCTCCCAAGCCCTGGATGGCAGAGGCAACCTGGCACCTGGCACCAGCGAGCCCTATGGCCAGCCATGCGGGGTGGCAGCCCGCCACCTCACCACCTGCTCCCCATATAGCTCCCCCTTTTACATACGGACAGCTGACATGGTGCCCAATGGGGGCGGAGGCGAGAGGCTGTCCTTCGCCCCCACATACTACAAGGAAGGGGGACTCCCGTCCCTCCAATTGGCAGCACCCCATAGTTACCCGGTGACGTGGCCTGGCTCTGGGCGTGAGGCCTTCACCAATCCAAGGGCTATTAGTACAGACGTGTAa